Proteins encoded in a region of the Globicephala melas chromosome 1, mGloMel1.2, whole genome shotgun sequence genome:
- the TMEM39B gene encoding transmembrane protein 39B isoform X1 → MDAGTERLFRPPPSALKRCWEKARKVREEGGRRGPNRTSYCRNPLCEPGSSGGSGGGHTSSASVTSVRSRTRSSSGTGLSSPPLATQTVVPLQHCKIPELPVQASILFELQLFFCQLIALFVHYINIYKTVWWYPPSHPPSHTSLNFHLIDFNLLMVTTIVLGRRFIGSIVKEASQRGKVSLFRSIMLFLTRFTVLTATGWSLCRSLIHLFRTYSFLNLLFLCYPFGMYIPFLQLNCDLRKTNLFSHMASMGPREAVSGLARSRDYLLTLRETWKQHTRQLYGPDAMPTHACCLSPSLIRSEVEFLKMDFNWRMKEVLVSSMLSAYYVAFVPVWFVKNTHYYDKRWSCELFLLVSISTSVILMQHLLPASYCDLLHKAAAHLGCWQKVDPALCSNVLQHPWTEECMWPQGVLVKHSKNVYKAVGHYNVAIPSDVSHFRFHFFFSKPLRILNILLLLEGAVIVYQLYSLMSSDKWHQTISLALILFSNYYAFFKLLRDRLVLGKAYSYSVNPQRDLDHRFS, encoded by the exons ATGGATGCAGGAACCGAGAGGCTATTCCGGCCCCCTCCCTCGGCCCTGAAGAGGTGCTGGGAGAAGGCACGCAAGGTAAGAGAAGAAG GAGGACGAAGAGGTCCCAACAGGACATCCTACTGTCGAAATCCACTCTGTGAGCCAGGATCCTCTGGGGGCTCAGGTGGGGGCCACACTTCCAGCGCATCAGTCACCAGTGTCCGTTCCCGCACCAG gagcaGTTCTGGGACGGGCCTCTCCAGCCCCCCACTGGCCACCCAGACGGTCGTGCCCCTGCAGCACTGCAAGATCCCCGAGCTGCCAGTCCAGGCCAGCATTCTGTTTGAGTTGCAGCTCTTCTTCTGCCAGCTCATAGCCCTCTTCGTCCACTACATCAACATCTACAAGACAGTGTGGTGGTATCCGccctcccacccgccctcccACACCTCCCTG AATTTCCACCTGATCGACTTCAACTTGCTGATGGTGACCACCATTGTTCTGGGCCGCCGCTTCATTGGGTCCATCGTGAAGGAG GCTTCTCAGAGGGGGAAGGTCTCCCTCTTTCGCTCCATCATGCTGTTCCTCACCCGCTTCACCGTTCTCACGGCAACAGGCTGGAGTCTGTGCCGCTCCCTCATCCACCTCTTCAGGACCTACTCCTTCCTGAACCTCCTGTTCCTCTGCTATCC GTTTGGGATGTACATTCCGTTCCTGCAGCTGAACTGTGACCTCCGCAAGACAAACCTCTTCAGCCACATGGCCTCCATGGGTCCCCGGGAGGCGGTCAGTGGCCTGGCACGGAGCCGGGACTACCTGCTGACACTGCGGGAGACGTGGAAGCAGCACACGCGGCAGCTGTACGGCCCGGACGCCATGCCCACCCACGCCTGCTGCCTGTCGCCCAGCCTCATCCGCAGTGAGGTGGAGTTCCTCAAGATGGACTTCAACTGGCGCATGAAGGAGGTGCTGGTCAGCTCCATGCTGAGCGCCTATTACGTGGCCTTTGTGCCTGTTTGGTTCGTGAAG AACACACATTACTATGACAAGCGCTGGTCCTGCGAGCTCTTCCTGCTGGTGTCCATCAGCACCTCGGTGATCCTCATGCAGCACCTGCTGCCTGCCAGCTACTGCGACCTGCTGCATAAGGCCGCTGCCCACCTGGGCTGCTGGCAGAAGGTGGACCCAGCACTGTGCTCCAATGTACTGCAGCACCC GTGGACTGAAGAATGCATGTGGCCACAGGGCGTGCTGGTGAAGCACAGCAAGAACGTCTACAAAGCAGTGGGCCACTACAACGTGGCCATCCCCTCCGACGTCTCCCACTTCCGCTTCCAC TTCTTTTTCAGCAAACCCCTGCGGATCCTCAACATCCTTTTGCTGCTGGAGGGCGCTGTCATCGTCTACCAGCTGTACTCCTTAATGTCCTCTGATAAGTGGCACCAGACCATCTCACTGGCACTCATCCTCTTCAGCAACTACTACGCCTTCTTCAAGCTGCTGCGAGACCGCCTGGTATTGGGCAAGGCCTACTCGTACTCGGTCAACCCCCAGAGGGACCTAGACCACCGGTTCTCCTGA
- the TMEM39B gene encoding transmembrane protein 39B isoform X5 produces the protein MDAGTERLFRPPPSALKRCWEKARKVREEGGRRGPNRTSYCRNPLCEPGSSGGSGGGHTSSASVTSVRSRTRFGMYIPFLQLNCDLRKTNLFSHMASMGPREAVSGLARSRDYLLTLRETWKQHTRQLYGPDAMPTHACCLSPSLIRSEVEFLKMDFNWRMKEVLVSSMLSAYYVAFVPVWFVKNTHYYDKRWSCELFLLVSISTSVILMQHLLPASYCDLLHKAAAHLGCWQKVDPALCSNVLQHPWTEECMWPQGVLVKHSKNVYKAVGHYNVAIPSDVSHFRFHFFFSKPLRILNILLLLEGAVIVYQLYSLMSSDKWHQTISLALILFSNYYAFFKLLRDRLVLGKAYSYSVNPQRDLDHRFS, from the exons ATGGATGCAGGAACCGAGAGGCTATTCCGGCCCCCTCCCTCGGCCCTGAAGAGGTGCTGGGAGAAGGCACGCAAGGTAAGAGAAGAAG GAGGACGAAGAGGTCCCAACAGGACATCCTACTGTCGAAATCCACTCTGTGAGCCAGGATCCTCTGGGGGCTCAGGTGGGGGCCACACTTCCAGCGCATCAGTCACCAGTGTCCGTTCCCGCACCAG GTTTGGGATGTACATTCCGTTCCTGCAGCTGAACTGTGACCTCCGCAAGACAAACCTCTTCAGCCACATGGCCTCCATGGGTCCCCGGGAGGCGGTCAGTGGCCTGGCACGGAGCCGGGACTACCTGCTGACACTGCGGGAGACGTGGAAGCAGCACACGCGGCAGCTGTACGGCCCGGACGCCATGCCCACCCACGCCTGCTGCCTGTCGCCCAGCCTCATCCGCAGTGAGGTGGAGTTCCTCAAGATGGACTTCAACTGGCGCATGAAGGAGGTGCTGGTCAGCTCCATGCTGAGCGCCTATTACGTGGCCTTTGTGCCTGTTTGGTTCGTGAAG AACACACATTACTATGACAAGCGCTGGTCCTGCGAGCTCTTCCTGCTGGTGTCCATCAGCACCTCGGTGATCCTCATGCAGCACCTGCTGCCTGCCAGCTACTGCGACCTGCTGCATAAGGCCGCTGCCCACCTGGGCTGCTGGCAGAAGGTGGACCCAGCACTGTGCTCCAATGTACTGCAGCACCC GTGGACTGAAGAATGCATGTGGCCACAGGGCGTGCTGGTGAAGCACAGCAAGAACGTCTACAAAGCAGTGGGCCACTACAACGTGGCCATCCCCTCCGACGTCTCCCACTTCCGCTTCCAC TTCTTTTTCAGCAAACCCCTGCGGATCCTCAACATCCTTTTGCTGCTGGAGGGCGCTGTCATCGTCTACCAGCTGTACTCCTTAATGTCCTCTGATAAGTGGCACCAGACCATCTCACTGGCACTCATCCTCTTCAGCAACTACTACGCCTTCTTCAAGCTGCTGCGAGACCGCCTGGTATTGGGCAAGGCCTACTCGTACTCGGTCAACCCCCAGAGGGACCTAGACCACCGGTTCTCCTGA
- the TMEM39B gene encoding transmembrane protein 39B isoform X3, whose translation MGGRRGPNRTSYCRNPLCEPGSSGGSGGGHTSSASVTSVRSRTRSSSGTGLSSPPLATQTVVPLQHCKIPELPVQASILFELQLFFCQLIALFVHYINIYKTVWWYPPSHPPSHTSLNFHLIDFNLLMVTTIVLGRRFIGSIVKEASQRGKVSLFRSIMLFLTRFTVLTATGWSLCRSLIHLFRTYSFLNLLFLCYPFGMYIPFLQLNCDLRKTNLFSHMASMGPREAVSGLARSRDYLLTLRETWKQHTRQLYGPDAMPTHACCLSPSLIRSEVEFLKMDFNWRMKEVLVSSMLSAYYVAFVPVWFVKNTHYYDKRWSCELFLLVSISTSVILMQHLLPASYCDLLHKAAAHLGCWQKVDPALCSNVLQHPWTEECMWPQGVLVKHSKNVYKAVGHYNVAIPSDVSHFRFHFFFSKPLRILNILLLLEGAVIVYQLYSLMSSDKWHQTISLALILFSNYYAFFKLLRDRLVLGKAYSYSVNPQRDLDHRFS comes from the exons ATGG GAGGACGAAGAGGTCCCAACAGGACATCCTACTGTCGAAATCCACTCTGTGAGCCAGGATCCTCTGGGGGCTCAGGTGGGGGCCACACTTCCAGCGCATCAGTCACCAGTGTCCGTTCCCGCACCAG gagcaGTTCTGGGACGGGCCTCTCCAGCCCCCCACTGGCCACCCAGACGGTCGTGCCCCTGCAGCACTGCAAGATCCCCGAGCTGCCAGTCCAGGCCAGCATTCTGTTTGAGTTGCAGCTCTTCTTCTGCCAGCTCATAGCCCTCTTCGTCCACTACATCAACATCTACAAGACAGTGTGGTGGTATCCGccctcccacccgccctcccACACCTCCCTG AATTTCCACCTGATCGACTTCAACTTGCTGATGGTGACCACCATTGTTCTGGGCCGCCGCTTCATTGGGTCCATCGTGAAGGAG GCTTCTCAGAGGGGGAAGGTCTCCCTCTTTCGCTCCATCATGCTGTTCCTCACCCGCTTCACCGTTCTCACGGCAACAGGCTGGAGTCTGTGCCGCTCCCTCATCCACCTCTTCAGGACCTACTCCTTCCTGAACCTCCTGTTCCTCTGCTATCC GTTTGGGATGTACATTCCGTTCCTGCAGCTGAACTGTGACCTCCGCAAGACAAACCTCTTCAGCCACATGGCCTCCATGGGTCCCCGGGAGGCGGTCAGTGGCCTGGCACGGAGCCGGGACTACCTGCTGACACTGCGGGAGACGTGGAAGCAGCACACGCGGCAGCTGTACGGCCCGGACGCCATGCCCACCCACGCCTGCTGCCTGTCGCCCAGCCTCATCCGCAGTGAGGTGGAGTTCCTCAAGATGGACTTCAACTGGCGCATGAAGGAGGTGCTGGTCAGCTCCATGCTGAGCGCCTATTACGTGGCCTTTGTGCCTGTTTGGTTCGTGAAG AACACACATTACTATGACAAGCGCTGGTCCTGCGAGCTCTTCCTGCTGGTGTCCATCAGCACCTCGGTGATCCTCATGCAGCACCTGCTGCCTGCCAGCTACTGCGACCTGCTGCATAAGGCCGCTGCCCACCTGGGCTGCTGGCAGAAGGTGGACCCAGCACTGTGCTCCAATGTACTGCAGCACCC GTGGACTGAAGAATGCATGTGGCCACAGGGCGTGCTGGTGAAGCACAGCAAGAACGTCTACAAAGCAGTGGGCCACTACAACGTGGCCATCCCCTCCGACGTCTCCCACTTCCGCTTCCAC TTCTTTTTCAGCAAACCCCTGCGGATCCTCAACATCCTTTTGCTGCTGGAGGGCGCTGTCATCGTCTACCAGCTGTACTCCTTAATGTCCTCTGATAAGTGGCACCAGACCATCTCACTGGCACTCATCCTCTTCAGCAACTACTACGCCTTCTTCAAGCTGCTGCGAGACCGCCTGGTATTGGGCAAGGCCTACTCGTACTCGGTCAACCCCCAGAGGGACCTAGACCACCGGTTCTCCTGA
- the TMEM39B gene encoding transmembrane protein 39B isoform X6, translating into MYIPFLQLNCDLRKTNLFSHMASMGPREAVSGLARSRDYLLTLRETWKQHTRQLYGPDAMPTHACCLSPSLIRSEVEFLKMDFNWRMKEVLVSSMLSAYYVAFVPVWFVKNTHYYDKRWSCELFLLVSISTSVILMQHLLPASYCDLLHKAAAHLGCWQKVDPALCSNVLQHPWTEECMWPQGVLVKHSKNVYKAVGHYNVAIPSDVSHFRFHFFFSKPLRILNILLLLEGAVIVYQLYSLMSSDKWHQTISLALILFSNYYAFFKLLRDRLVLGKAYSYSVNPQRDLDHRFS; encoded by the exons ATGTACATTCCGTTCCTGCAGCTGAACTGTGACCTCCGCAAGACAAACCTCTTCAGCCACATGGCCTCCATGGGTCCCCGGGAGGCGGTCAGTGGCCTGGCACGGAGCCGGGACTACCTGCTGACACTGCGGGAGACGTGGAAGCAGCACACGCGGCAGCTGTACGGCCCGGACGCCATGCCCACCCACGCCTGCTGCCTGTCGCCCAGCCTCATCCGCAGTGAGGTGGAGTTCCTCAAGATGGACTTCAACTGGCGCATGAAGGAGGTGCTGGTCAGCTCCATGCTGAGCGCCTATTACGTGGCCTTTGTGCCTGTTTGGTTCGTGAAG AACACACATTACTATGACAAGCGCTGGTCCTGCGAGCTCTTCCTGCTGGTGTCCATCAGCACCTCGGTGATCCTCATGCAGCACCTGCTGCCTGCCAGCTACTGCGACCTGCTGCATAAGGCCGCTGCCCACCTGGGCTGCTGGCAGAAGGTGGACCCAGCACTGTGCTCCAATGTACTGCAGCACCC GTGGACTGAAGAATGCATGTGGCCACAGGGCGTGCTGGTGAAGCACAGCAAGAACGTCTACAAAGCAGTGGGCCACTACAACGTGGCCATCCCCTCCGACGTCTCCCACTTCCGCTTCCAC TTCTTTTTCAGCAAACCCCTGCGGATCCTCAACATCCTTTTGCTGCTGGAGGGCGCTGTCATCGTCTACCAGCTGTACTCCTTAATGTCCTCTGATAAGTGGCACCAGACCATCTCACTGGCACTCATCCTCTTCAGCAACTACTACGCCTTCTTCAAGCTGCTGCGAGACCGCCTGGTATTGGGCAAGGCCTACTCGTACTCGGTCAACCCCCAGAGGGACCTAGACCACCGGTTCTCCTGA
- the TMEM39B gene encoding transmembrane protein 39B isoform X4: protein MKNFHLIDFNLLMVTTIVLGRRFIGSIVKEASQRGKVSLFRSIMLFLTRFTVLTATGWSLCRSLIHLFRTYSFLNLLFLCYPFGMYIPFLQLNCDLRKTNLFSHMASMGPREAVSGLARSRDYLLTLRETWKQHTRQLYGPDAMPTHACCLSPSLIRSEVEFLKMDFNWRMKEVLVSSMLSAYYVAFVPVWFVKNTHYYDKRWSCELFLLVSISTSVILMQHLLPASYCDLLHKAAAHLGCWQKVDPALCSNVLQHPWTEECMWPQGVLVKHSKNVYKAVGHYNVAIPSDVSHFRFHFFFSKPLRILNILLLLEGAVIVYQLYSLMSSDKWHQTISLALILFSNYYAFFKLLRDRLVLGKAYSYSVNPQRDLDHRFS, encoded by the exons ATGAAG AATTTCCACCTGATCGACTTCAACTTGCTGATGGTGACCACCATTGTTCTGGGCCGCCGCTTCATTGGGTCCATCGTGAAGGAG GCTTCTCAGAGGGGGAAGGTCTCCCTCTTTCGCTCCATCATGCTGTTCCTCACCCGCTTCACCGTTCTCACGGCAACAGGCTGGAGTCTGTGCCGCTCCCTCATCCACCTCTTCAGGACCTACTCCTTCCTGAACCTCCTGTTCCTCTGCTATCC GTTTGGGATGTACATTCCGTTCCTGCAGCTGAACTGTGACCTCCGCAAGACAAACCTCTTCAGCCACATGGCCTCCATGGGTCCCCGGGAGGCGGTCAGTGGCCTGGCACGGAGCCGGGACTACCTGCTGACACTGCGGGAGACGTGGAAGCAGCACACGCGGCAGCTGTACGGCCCGGACGCCATGCCCACCCACGCCTGCTGCCTGTCGCCCAGCCTCATCCGCAGTGAGGTGGAGTTCCTCAAGATGGACTTCAACTGGCGCATGAAGGAGGTGCTGGTCAGCTCCATGCTGAGCGCCTATTACGTGGCCTTTGTGCCTGTTTGGTTCGTGAAG AACACACATTACTATGACAAGCGCTGGTCCTGCGAGCTCTTCCTGCTGGTGTCCATCAGCACCTCGGTGATCCTCATGCAGCACCTGCTGCCTGCCAGCTACTGCGACCTGCTGCATAAGGCCGCTGCCCACCTGGGCTGCTGGCAGAAGGTGGACCCAGCACTGTGCTCCAATGTACTGCAGCACCC GTGGACTGAAGAATGCATGTGGCCACAGGGCGTGCTGGTGAAGCACAGCAAGAACGTCTACAAAGCAGTGGGCCACTACAACGTGGCCATCCCCTCCGACGTCTCCCACTTCCGCTTCCAC TTCTTTTTCAGCAAACCCCTGCGGATCCTCAACATCCTTTTGCTGCTGGAGGGCGCTGTCATCGTCTACCAGCTGTACTCCTTAATGTCCTCTGATAAGTGGCACCAGACCATCTCACTGGCACTCATCCTCTTCAGCAACTACTACGCCTTCTTCAAGCTGCTGCGAGACCGCCTGGTATTGGGCAAGGCCTACTCGTACTCGGTCAACCCCCAGAGGGACCTAGACCACCGGTTCTCCTGA
- the TMEM39B gene encoding transmembrane protein 39B isoform X2 encodes MRRLPGGFGGRRGPNRTSYCRNPLCEPGSSGGSGGGHTSSASVTSVRSRTRSSSGTGLSSPPLATQTVVPLQHCKIPELPVQASILFELQLFFCQLIALFVHYINIYKTVWWYPPSHPPSHTSLNFHLIDFNLLMVTTIVLGRRFIGSIVKEASQRGKVSLFRSIMLFLTRFTVLTATGWSLCRSLIHLFRTYSFLNLLFLCYPFGMYIPFLQLNCDLRKTNLFSHMASMGPREAVSGLARSRDYLLTLRETWKQHTRQLYGPDAMPTHACCLSPSLIRSEVEFLKMDFNWRMKEVLVSSMLSAYYVAFVPVWFVKNTHYYDKRWSCELFLLVSISTSVILMQHLLPASYCDLLHKAAAHLGCWQKVDPALCSNVLQHPWTEECMWPQGVLVKHSKNVYKAVGHYNVAIPSDVSHFRFHFFFSKPLRILNILLLLEGAVIVYQLYSLMSSDKWHQTISLALILFSNYYAFFKLLRDRLVLGKAYSYSVNPQRDLDHRFS; translated from the exons ATGCGGAGGCTCCCTGGGGGCTTTG GAGGACGAAGAGGTCCCAACAGGACATCCTACTGTCGAAATCCACTCTGTGAGCCAGGATCCTCTGGGGGCTCAGGTGGGGGCCACACTTCCAGCGCATCAGTCACCAGTGTCCGTTCCCGCACCAG gagcaGTTCTGGGACGGGCCTCTCCAGCCCCCCACTGGCCACCCAGACGGTCGTGCCCCTGCAGCACTGCAAGATCCCCGAGCTGCCAGTCCAGGCCAGCATTCTGTTTGAGTTGCAGCTCTTCTTCTGCCAGCTCATAGCCCTCTTCGTCCACTACATCAACATCTACAAGACAGTGTGGTGGTATCCGccctcccacccgccctcccACACCTCCCTG AATTTCCACCTGATCGACTTCAACTTGCTGATGGTGACCACCATTGTTCTGGGCCGCCGCTTCATTGGGTCCATCGTGAAGGAG GCTTCTCAGAGGGGGAAGGTCTCCCTCTTTCGCTCCATCATGCTGTTCCTCACCCGCTTCACCGTTCTCACGGCAACAGGCTGGAGTCTGTGCCGCTCCCTCATCCACCTCTTCAGGACCTACTCCTTCCTGAACCTCCTGTTCCTCTGCTATCC GTTTGGGATGTACATTCCGTTCCTGCAGCTGAACTGTGACCTCCGCAAGACAAACCTCTTCAGCCACATGGCCTCCATGGGTCCCCGGGAGGCGGTCAGTGGCCTGGCACGGAGCCGGGACTACCTGCTGACACTGCGGGAGACGTGGAAGCAGCACACGCGGCAGCTGTACGGCCCGGACGCCATGCCCACCCACGCCTGCTGCCTGTCGCCCAGCCTCATCCGCAGTGAGGTGGAGTTCCTCAAGATGGACTTCAACTGGCGCATGAAGGAGGTGCTGGTCAGCTCCATGCTGAGCGCCTATTACGTGGCCTTTGTGCCTGTTTGGTTCGTGAAG AACACACATTACTATGACAAGCGCTGGTCCTGCGAGCTCTTCCTGCTGGTGTCCATCAGCACCTCGGTGATCCTCATGCAGCACCTGCTGCCTGCCAGCTACTGCGACCTGCTGCATAAGGCCGCTGCCCACCTGGGCTGCTGGCAGAAGGTGGACCCAGCACTGTGCTCCAATGTACTGCAGCACCC GTGGACTGAAGAATGCATGTGGCCACAGGGCGTGCTGGTGAAGCACAGCAAGAACGTCTACAAAGCAGTGGGCCACTACAACGTGGCCATCCCCTCCGACGTCTCCCACTTCCGCTTCCAC TTCTTTTTCAGCAAACCCCTGCGGATCCTCAACATCCTTTTGCTGCTGGAGGGCGCTGTCATCGTCTACCAGCTGTACTCCTTAATGTCCTCTGATAAGTGGCACCAGACCATCTCACTGGCACTCATCCTCTTCAGCAACTACTACGCCTTCTTCAAGCTGCTGCGAGACCGCCTGGTATTGGGCAAGGCCTACTCGTACTCGGTCAACCCCCAGAGGGACCTAGACCACCGGTTCTCCTGA